The proteins below are encoded in one region of Deltaproteobacteria bacterium:
- a CDS encoding TonB family protein translates to MLISPIIPSLDEVGKSITKTFFVELVKRSSKKETSTPAASPDKKEADKKINGQVKKLIIPQVFETVVPKEKPQITAIEPVMAAAAENEVIEALVVHTGNEPKAEPETEPETPLDASGEEAVKNEVLEEGSEIPVSLSGREEAFLSVKEVNYSLILEKIEAAKLYPRVARKRGVEGVAVVKFSIAPDGNVSEIMIEQASGYSILDKAAIKSIKRAAPFPQYDSMLKVEITFKLT, encoded by the coding sequence ATGCTTATTTCACCTATTATTCCATCACTTGACGAAGTGGGAAAAAGCATTACAAAAACGTTCTTTGTGGAGCTTGTAAAGAGAAGTAGTAAAAAAGAAACTTCCACACCTGCAGCTTCGCCTGATAAGAAGGAGGCCGATAAAAAAATAAATGGGCAGGTAAAAAAGCTTATAATCCCGCAAGTTTTTGAAACTGTTGTTCCAAAAGAAAAACCGCAAATTACAGCTATTGAGCCTGTAATGGCAGCTGCCGCTGAGAATGAGGTGATAGAGGCTCTTGTTGTCCATACCGGGAATGAGCCAAAAGCAGAGCCTGAAACAGAACCTGAAACTCCGCTTGATGCATCCGGCGAAGAGGCCGTTAAAAATGAGGTACTGGAAGAAGGAAGTGAAATACCGGTGTCTCTTTCAGGGCGTGAAGAAGCTTTTCTTTCTGTTAAAGAAGTCAACTATTCGTTGATACTTGAAAAGATCGAAGCTGCCAAATTGTATCCCAGGGTGGCGCGAAAGAGGGGGGTTGAAGGTGTAGCTGTAGTAAAGTTCAGCATTGCTCCCGATGGTAATGTCAGTGAAATTATGATTGAGCAGGCATCAGGGTATTCTATCCTTGATAAAGCGGCCATCAAATCCATTAAGAGGGCTGCTCCCTTTCCACAGTATGATTCTATGCTGAAGGTAGAAATTACATTTAAGCTTACTTAA
- the cobT gene encoding nicotinate-nucleotide--dimethylbenzimidazole phosphoribosyltransferase → MKIIKETATAIKELDKSYFEKAQERLDSLTKPRGSLGRLEELAAQVVTIREDLAPKLDNKVIFTFAGDHGVTEEGVSAFPKEVTPQMVFNFLNGGAGINVLARQAGAEVAVVDIGVDYDFEEAEGLIQKKVVKGTKNMAKGPAMTREEAEKCIEVGINLANDFADKGYNLFGTGEMGIGNTTPSSAIITVFSGKSAREVTGRGTGIDDEALENKAKVIEKAIELNKPDANDAIDVLTKVGGAEIAGIAGLCLGAAARGIPVLIDGFISTAGALIAYEIEPKVKEYMISAHKSVEKGHEIMLERMGLRPIIDLDFRLGEGTGAAIGMAIVESAVRIYNEMATFAEASVSEEE, encoded by the coding sequence TTGAAAATAATTAAGGAAACAGCAACGGCGATTAAAGAACTGGATAAATCCTATTTTGAAAAGGCGCAGGAGCGTCTTGATTCTCTTACAAAGCCGAGAGGCAGCCTGGGAAGGCTCGAAGAGCTTGCCGCACAGGTCGTGACTATCAGGGAAGATTTGGCCCCTAAATTAGATAATAAGGTTATTTTCACCTTTGCCGGTGATCATGGCGTTACGGAAGAAGGCGTATCGGCCTTTCCAAAAGAGGTAACACCTCAGATGGTATTCAATTTTCTTAATGGTGGCGCAGGTATCAACGTCCTTGCAAGGCAGGCGGGTGCCGAGGTAGCCGTTGTCGATATCGGTGTTGATTATGATTTTGAGGAGGCGGAAGGGCTGATTCAAAAGAAGGTCGTTAAAGGCACGAAAAATATGGCTAAAGGACCCGCAATGACAAGGGAAGAAGCTGAGAAGTGCATCGAAGTGGGTATTAATCTGGCCAATGACTTTGCCGATAAAGGGTACAATCTTTTTGGTACGGGCGAAATGGGGATAGGGAATACGACGCCGTCAAGTGCCATCATTACCGTCTTTTCAGGGAAGAGTGCAAGAGAAGTGACGGGAAGAGGGACAGGGATTGATGATGAGGCCCTTGAAAATAAGGCAAAAGTTATTGAAAAGGCTATTGAATTGAATAAACCTGATGCTAACGACGCCATTGATGTACTTACAAAAGTAGGCGGCGCTGAAATTGCCGGTATTGCCGGGTTATGCCTCGGTGCTGCTGCAAGAGGTATCCCTGTTCTCATAGACGGTTTTATTTCGACAGCAGGCGCGCTCATTGCCTATGAGATTGAACCAAAAGTAAAGGAATACATGATTTCGGCCCATAAGTCGGTTGAAAAAGGACATGAGATAATGCTTGAAAGAATGGGACTAAGGCCTATCATCGATCTCGATTTCCGGTTGGGCGAAGGAACAGGCGCTGCAATCGGAATGGCTATCGTTGAATCGGCTGTCAGGATTTATAATGAGATGGCGACTTTTGCCGAGGCGAGTGTATCGGAAGAAGAGTAA
- a CDS encoding histidine phosphatase family protein, translating into MKDEKTRIYLLRHGETANTKGEFRYNGHFDVDLTEEGERQLSLQAKKIKNRPLARIYSSGLVRSVKGAGAIAEEVVADVRHDERLKEIAAGRWEGLTMKEVLERFPHEFERRFEDIVNYRVHDGGENLIDVRNRALSALAEIVERHKGKEVAIVGHGGTNRIILCEAMGLELKNLLRIEQDFGCMNIIDYYDGTSVVKLLNQRP; encoded by the coding sequence ATGAAAGATGAAAAAACGCGGATATACCTATTAAGGCATGGTGAAACGGCAAACACCAAAGGGGAGTTCCGTTATAATGGTCACTTTGATGTTGATCTTACCGAAGAAGGGGAGAGGCAGCTTTCGCTGCAGGCCAAAAAAATAAAGAATCGCCCTCTGGCCAGGATATATTCGAGTGGTCTTGTAAGGTCTGTTAAAGGGGCCGGCGCTATTGCAGAGGAGGTGGTCGCCGATGTACGGCATGATGAGCGGCTCAAAGAGATTGCGGCAGGCCGCTGGGAGGGTCTCACCATGAAAGAAGTGCTTGAAAGATTTCCCCATGAGTTTGAAAGGAGATTCGAGGATATTGTTAACTACAGGGTACACGATGGAGGGGAAAACCTGATTGACGTACGCAATCGGGCCCTGTCTGCCCTGGCAGAAATCGTTGAAAGACATAAAGGTAAAGAGGTGGCTATTGTAGGTCATGGCGGGACTAACCGGATCATCCTTTGCGAAGCAATGGGCCTGGAATTGAAAAATCTCCTCAGAATTGAACAAGATTTTGGTTGTATGAATATCATCGATTATTACGATGGAACGTCAGTTGTAAAATTGCTTAACCAGCGGCCATAA
- a CDS encoding SPOR domain-containing protein gives MFDKLFSFKKKPKKKAGGESSLDDEIFSASGSEGGDEDFFSEPSFGAEGVEGAEGPPSVPGDISLTDSSEDDISAPDRFGESSDVFSEDDLLKSSKVVKRGSGRRTFLLFILFLLFGGYAAYTYILPQYYPDLLAELTQIISEVSIEKVSTKKEAPKRVAVKKAVPPKPAPPKPTPAKPSEEAAKAGAPVKPDEKAVPVAKARQEAKAVVAKAVPAGKKPEAVPLDDALEPVEKEAKKPKQKEAARPVPAKVKAPPVKPAEPVKKEEPAVKAPPVPRKEVTAPPKPAPKPKAKPKPPKPVVRPSKKAGKDIKIARGTVPVSAKGYYLQAGVYIFKGNLKAPRKKIESLGYTPLVKQGRKVIKMNRLLVGTWGDFLIAEDLVLKLRKSGFSAELISKNERFAALIGSFYYKHMADKKKNLLRKKGFAARIEKTPINMKVHHLLVGPYKTPEEADTVLDSLKRKGLKAVIIQKR, from the coding sequence ATGTTTGATAAATTATTTTCTTTTAAAAAGAAGCCAAAAAAGAAAGCCGGCGGCGAAAGTTCACTAGATGATGAGATTTTCTCCGCTTCCGGAAGTGAAGGCGGAGATGAGGACTTTTTCAGTGAACCCTCCTTCGGCGCCGAAGGAGTTGAGGGCGCTGAAGGACCTCCTTCAGTACCCGGCGACATCAGTTTGACTGATAGTTCCGAAGATGATATTTCTGCGCCGGATCGCTTTGGGGAAAGCTCAGATGTTTTTTCCGAAGATGATCTTCTAAAGTCAAGCAAGGTTGTAAAAAGAGGAAGCGGCAGACGCACTTTTTTGCTTTTCATACTCTTCCTTCTTTTTGGTGGTTATGCCGCTTATACGTATATTTTACCCCAGTATTATCCCGATCTTCTGGCGGAACTCACGCAAATCATAAGTGAAGTGTCTATTGAAAAGGTTTCAACTAAAAAAGAGGCGCCCAAAAGAGTTGCCGTTAAAAAGGCCGTTCCACCCAAACCCGCTCCACCGAAACCCACTCCAGCAAAACCATCAGAGGAGGCTGCAAAAGCCGGGGCACCTGTAAAACCGGATGAAAAAGCTGTTCCTGTAGCTAAAGCACGGCAGGAAGCTAAAGCGGTAGTTGCCAAGGCAGTGCCTGCCGGAAAAAAACCTGAAGCCGTGCCTCTCGATGATGCCCTCGAGCCGGTGGAGAAAGAAGCTAAAAAACCGAAGCAGAAGGAAGCAGCCAGGCCTGTGCCGGCAAAAGTGAAGGCGCCGCCTGTCAAACCTGCAGAACCTGTAAAGAAGGAAGAGCCGGCAGTGAAGGCGCCACCGGTTCCCAGGAAAGAAGTAACTGCTCCGCCTAAGCCGGCGCCAAAACCTAAAGCAAAGCCAAAACCCCCAAAACCCGTTGTCAGGCCATCTAAAAAAGCCGGAAAAGATATTAAGATTGCCAGGGGAACGGTTCCTGTTTCTGCAAAAGGTTATTACCTTCAGGCAGGTGTTTATATTTTTAAAGGGAACCTGAAAGCGCCCAGGAAAAAGATAGAGTCTCTCGGTTATACTCCGCTTGTTAAACAGGGAAGAAAAGTAATTAAGATGAACAGGCTCCTTGTCGGTACGTGGGGTGACTTTCTCATTGCTGAAGACCTTGTATTGAAGCTTAGGAAAAGTGGATTCAGTGCGGAACTGATCAGTAAAAATGAAAGGTTTGCGGCGCTTATCGGGTCATTCTATTACAAACATATGGCCGATAAGAAAAAGAACTTGCTCAGAAAGAAAGGTTTTGCTGCAAGGATTGAAAAGACACCAATTAACATGAAGGTTCATCATCTTCTTGTTGGTCCCTACAAAACACCGGAAGAAGCGGACACCGTCCTGGATTCTTTAAAGCGTAAGGGCCTGAAAGCAGTTATAATTCAGAAAAGATAA
- the cobS gene encoding adenosylcobinamide-GDP ribazoletransferase, whose translation MRDFLTALGFLTLFPHPQYDDFEGKDLGCSMAAFPLVGLFLGIILVISDFILSSFLPEGLTNILLIALLVILTGGLHLDGFMDTLDGIGGGNNREKILAIMRDSRVGAFGAIGIIFLVIIKWEALNSLGSDVKTTALLLMPLISRWAMALLTHISPYARAEGLGRPFADGLTRERIYFALASTLVISLFLFGFKGIVIVFIIIILSFVLAGWFRNKIGGITGDVIGAWNELAELLVLLLILFFT comes from the coding sequence ATGCGGGATTTTCTTACGGCATTAGGGTTCCTGACTCTGTTCCCTCATCCCCAATACGATGATTTTGAGGGTAAGGATCTTGGTTGTTCCATGGCGGCCTTTCCTCTTGTCGGTCTATTTTTGGGGATTATCCTTGTTATTAGCGATTTTATTCTCTCCTCCTTTCTACCGGAGGGACTCACAAATATTCTCCTTATTGCACTGCTCGTTATTCTTACAGGTGGTCTCCACCTTGATGGATTCATGGATACCCTCGATGGAATCGGTGGGGGAAATAACAGGGAAAAGATCCTTGCCATCATGCGCGACAGCCGGGTGGGTGCCTTTGGGGCTATAGGTATTATCTTTCTTGTTATTATCAAGTGGGAAGCGCTTAATTCCCTGGGGAGTGACGTAAAAACAACGGCCCTTCTTTTGATGCCCCTTATTTCAAGGTGGGCGATGGCGCTTCTTACCCATATCTCCCCTTATGCAAGAGCTGAGGGACTTGGCAGGCCTTTTGCCGATGGTCTCACGAGAGAGAGGATTTATTTTGCCCTTGCTTCCACCCTGGTTATTTCTCTCTTTCTTTTTGGATTCAAGGGAATAGTTATAGTTTTTATTATTATCATTCTTTCCTTTGTTTTGGCTGGGTGGTTTCGTAATAAAATTGGAGGGATTACCGGAGATGTGATCGGTGCCTGGAACGAGTTGGCAGAGTTGCTGGTGTTGCTGCTTATTTTGTTTTTTACTTAG
- a CDS encoding cobyrinate a,c-diamide synthase: MSRSAFIIAGVSSGVGKTTISLGLMAIIKKRGLEVQPFKGGPDYIDAGHHSAVCTRPSCNLDTWMMGEEGVCNSFMRNMAGADVGIVEGVMGLYDGKDAYSDEGSTAHLAKVLGLSIILIVDASAMARSAAAIVHGFENFDMDVNIGGVIFNRVGSEGHFKILKEAVESSSSVKVLGYLPREEEISIAERHLGLVMPLKNHQRDEEKIATLLEQTVNVDELLKISHIDVDMSRESGVEDKMQPESTPLIAVARDSAFCFYYEENLHILREAGARLVNFSPIHDRSLPEQTTGIYIGGGYPELYGSELAANVDLKSEIKERANKGMPVYAECGGLIYLGKSITNVEGAESEMVGLFPWKVRMFSKLRALGYREITAKSDFPFIKKGETIRGHEFRYSGIEAYEETKTGYSLSYGQREEGYLYKKAVASYIHLHFASNPDFAEGFVSSCREWMNTN; encoded by the coding sequence ATGAGCCGTAGCGCTTTTATTATTGCAGGAGTATCGAGTGGCGTCGGAAAGACAACAATCAGCCTTGGGCTTATGGCAATAATTAAAAAAAGAGGTTTAGAGGTTCAGCCCTTCAAGGGAGGACCGGATTACATAGATGCCGGCCACCACAGTGCGGTATGTACAAGACCTTCCTGCAACCTCGATACGTGGATGATGGGTGAAGAGGGGGTCTGTAATAGTTTTATGCGTAATATGGCAGGGGCGGATGTAGGGATAGTGGAAGGAGTAATGGGCCTTTACGATGGTAAAGATGCTTACAGCGATGAAGGAAGTACGGCCCATCTGGCAAAGGTACTGGGTCTCTCCATAATCCTTATTGTCGATGCAAGTGCCATGGCGAGAAGCGCTGCGGCTATTGTCCATGGTTTCGAGAACTTTGATATGGATGTAAATATAGGGGGTGTAATATTTAACAGGGTTGGCAGTGAAGGTCATTTTAAGATACTAAAGGAGGCTGTAGAATCTTCCTCCTCTGTCAAGGTTCTCGGTTATCTTCCGAGAGAGGAGGAGATATCCATAGCTGAGAGGCATTTGGGCCTCGTTATGCCTTTAAAAAATCATCAAAGAGATGAGGAGAAGATTGCTACACTACTGGAGCAGACGGTTAATGTTGATGAGCTTTTAAAAATAAGCCACATTGATGTGGACATGAGCCGGGAATCAGGAGTAGAAGATAAAATGCAGCCTGAATCAACCCCCCTTATCGCAGTGGCAAGGGACAGTGCCTTCTGTTTCTATTATGAGGAGAATCTTCATATTTTAAGGGAGGCAGGAGCAAGGCTTGTCAACTTCAGCCCCATTCATGACCGGTCTTTGCCTGAACAAACGACGGGGATTTACATTGGTGGTGGTTACCCCGAACTTTACGGGAGTGAGCTTGCTGCAAATGTGGATTTGAAAAGTGAGATAAAAGAAAGAGCGAATAAAGGTATGCCTGTCTATGCAGAATGCGGTGGCCTTATCTACCTGGGTAAATCTATAACAAATGTCGAAGGGGCCGAGTCTGAAATGGTCGGCCTCTTTCCCTGGAAGGTAAGGATGTTTTCAAAGTTAAGGGCTCTGGGTTACAGAGAAATAACGGCAAAAAGCGATTTTCCTTTTATTAAAAAAGGAGAAACCATAAGAGGGCATGAATTCCGTTATTCCGGTATTGAAGCTTATGAAGAGACAAAAACCGGTTATAGCCTTTCCTACGGCCAAAGAGAGGAAGGCTACCTATACAAGAAAGCAGTGGCAAGTTATATTCATCTCCACTTTGCCAGTAATCCTGACTTTGCCGAAGGTTTTGTCTCTTCTTGCAGGGAATGGATGAATACGAATTAA
- a CDS encoding TonB-dependent receptor has protein sequence MKKRLFFMTAMIAFFPSLLLAGEQLLEEEEINIGYIVITATRNEQEVEDVTSAVTVVTNKEIERKQPVSALEVLRGISGIDVVQTGGLGRKTSIFIRGGESDHTLVMIDGMQVNSPNSGSYNFGDLMSDNIERIEIIRGPQSTLYGSDALTGVINIITKKGTGPAEIILSAEGGSYETYKERASVSGGSEKVKYSFSASRVDSKGFSAASEKDGNSEKDGYGNTTVSGRAVINMTKKFDVDLSMRYTDADTDLDAGAGSGGDDPYRKQEVMTRLGSVKLNHHALSWYSYFIKLAGTDEILKDIKSGGISEIKTRVEEVDWQNDFSIGDINILTVGYEYEKKEGQYDSAKIDHAVYNNAIYIQDQLFLFDEDLSLSAGMRRDDHSKFGDEVIYQAGISYKLAASNTRFMGNWGEGFKAPTLNDLYFNTGWAVGNPDLKPEKSTGYDIGIEQWFGKRTVRIGGSYFNNRFKNLIAWDWSVFPMTPKNVSRAETKGWEFGLDVKPHRTLLLSASCTVMDTEDEATGNELARRPKNKGSVSATWTPGSADFNLTINKVGRRWNDSDNIDKLKSYTKVDFAASFDLTKNLSIFGRGENLLNEDYEEVKGYGTAGISYYGGIKVKF, from the coding sequence ATGAAGAAAAGATTGTTTTTTATGACGGCAATGATTGCTTTTTTCCCGTCACTATTATTGGCGGGAGAACAGTTATTAGAAGAAGAAGAGATAAACATTGGTTATATCGTAATAACGGCAACAAGAAATGAGCAGGAGGTGGAAGATGTCACCTCTGCTGTAACAGTTGTTACCAACAAGGAGATAGAAAGGAAGCAGCCTGTTTCAGCCCTTGAAGTATTGAGAGGGATTTCAGGAATTGATGTTGTTCAAACGGGTGGGCTTGGAAGGAAAACGAGTATCTTTATCCGTGGGGGAGAATCGGACCATACCCTCGTTATGATTGACGGCATGCAGGTTAACAGCCCAAATTCAGGAAGTTACAATTTTGGTGATCTCATGTCTGATAATATTGAAAGAATAGAGATCATCAGGGGACCGCAAAGTACTCTCTATGGCTCCGATGCTCTGACGGGGGTTATAAATATCATTACAAAAAAAGGAACCGGCCCTGCAGAAATTATTCTTTCCGCTGAAGGAGGATCCTATGAAACATACAAGGAAAGAGCTTCTGTCTCGGGAGGTAGTGAAAAGGTGAAATATTCGTTCTCGGCGTCCAGAGTCGATTCAAAAGGTTTTTCTGCTGCTTCCGAGAAAGATGGCAACAGTGAAAAAGATGGATATGGAAATACGACGGTTTCGGGCAGGGCGGTTATCAACATGACAAAGAAATTCGATGTAGACCTGTCTATGAGATATACCGATGCTGATACAGATTTGGATGCGGGGGCGGGAAGTGGAGGTGATGATCCGTACCGCAAACAGGAAGTGATGACGAGGCTCGGTTCAGTCAAACTCAACCATCATGCTCTTTCCTGGTATTCCTATTTTATTAAACTTGCAGGGACCGATGAAATCTTGAAGGATATAAAATCAGGGGGTATTTCAGAAATAAAGACAAGGGTTGAAGAAGTTGATTGGCAAAATGATTTTTCTATAGGTGATATAAATATTCTTACTGTCGGCTATGAATATGAAAAAAAAGAAGGGCAATATGATTCAGCAAAAATTGATCATGCCGTCTACAATAACGCTATTTATATTCAGGATCAGCTTTTTCTCTTTGATGAAGATCTAAGTTTGTCGGCAGGAATGAGAAGAGATGATCACAGCAAGTTTGGTGATGAGGTTATCTATCAGGCGGGTATCTCTTATAAGCTGGCTGCAAGCAATACTCGTTTTATGGGGAATTGGGGAGAGGGTTTCAAAGCCCCTACGTTGAATGACCTCTATTTTAATACAGGCTGGGCTGTTGGAAATCCGGATTTAAAGCCTGAAAAAAGTACGGGCTATGATATTGGAATTGAACAATGGTTTGGGAAAAGAACAGTAAGGATAGGGGGTTCTTATTTTAATAACAGGTTTAAGAACCTCATTGCCTGGGATTGGTCTGTATTTCCTATGACTCCAAAAAATGTTTCCAGGGCAGAAACTAAGGGATGGGAATTCGGGCTTGACGTAAAACCCCATAGAACGCTTCTCCTTTCCGCATCCTGTACGGTTATGGATACGGAAGACGAAGCAACAGGAAATGAACTTGCCAGAAGGCCGAAAAACAAAGGTTCTGTCTCGGCAACCTGGACGCCGGGCAGTGCCGACTTTAACCTGACTATAAATAAAGTAGGAAGGCGTTGGAATGATTCTGATAATATTGATAAACTGAAATCCTATACCAAAGTCGATTTTGCCGCATCCTTTGATCTTACTAAAAATCTGTCTATTTTCGGTAGGGGAGAAAACCTTCTTAATGAAGATTATGAAGAAGTAAAAGGATATGGTACAGCCGGGATTTCCTATTATGGCGGAATAAAAGTGAAGTTCTAA
- the cobD gene encoding threonine-phosphate decarboxylase CobD: MKYKHGGNIRKVAETYGIDEASIIDFSANINPLGISSKTREAISGAIDSIVNYPDTESCRLISALSKYHEIKADCILTGSGATELIYLIPRVLRPKKALVIAPAFSEYEGALFSAGCKVDHFILSHEDAFQLNMDALFKTMEKGYDTLWLGNPANPTGRLIKKKELLRIAEKSTDLGMTLIVDEAFIDFCEEESVKMEVMNFPDLIVLRSMTKFYALPGLRVGYLFAHKSLIEKIKKFKEPWTVNCLGEAAAIASLEDPLYREATVKFITEERKFLTHEVSKLSAFKVFPTPANYLLLKINNNLASSRIQDKLIKDHGILIRDCSNYAGLDESFIRVAVKGRDENRRLINAFFRF; the protein is encoded by the coding sequence ATGAAATACAAACATGGCGGCAACATAAGAAAAGTAGCTGAGACATACGGCATTGATGAGGCCTCCATCATTGATTTCAGCGCCAACATCAATCCTCTCGGCATTTCATCTAAAACAAGAGAGGCAATATCAGGGGCCATCGACAGTATTGTAAATTACCCTGATACGGAATCATGCCGACTCATAAGTGCACTTTCAAAATATCACGAAATCAAGGCAGATTGCATCCTGACCGGTAGCGGAGCAACAGAGCTTATTTACCTCATCCCGAGGGTTTTGCGGCCTAAAAAGGCACTTGTCATTGCTCCGGCCTTTTCCGAATATGAAGGGGCCTTATTTTCAGCAGGCTGCAAGGTTGATCATTTTATTCTCTCACATGAGGATGCATTCCAGCTAAATATGGATGCCCTTTTTAAAACCATGGAAAAAGGCTATGACACACTCTGGTTAGGAAATCCGGCCAACCCGACAGGCCGTTTAATTAAGAAAAAAGAGCTTTTGAGAATAGCTGAAAAATCGACTGATCTTGGAATGACACTGATCGTAGACGAGGCTTTCATCGATTTTTGTGAAGAGGAATCTGTAAAGATGGAAGTGATGAACTTTCCTGACTTAATCGTCCTTCGATCGATGACAAAGTTTTATGCCCTTCCCGGTTTGAGAGTGGGCTATCTTTTTGCTCATAAAAGCCTTATTGAAAAGATTAAAAAATTTAAAGAACCCTGGACGGTAAACTGTCTTGGTGAAGCGGCAGCCATTGCCTCTCTTGAAGACCCCCTGTATAGAGAGGCAACGGTAAAATTTATCACGGAGGAGAGAAAATTCCTTACCCATGAAGTTAGTAAATTGTCTGCTTTTAAGGTTTTTCCCACTCCGGCTAATTACCTGCTTCTAAAAATCAACAATAACCTTGCTTCCTCCCGGATTCAGGACAAGCTGATAAAAGATCATGGCATACTCATCAGGGATTGCAGCAACTATGCAGGTTTGGATGAGAGCTTTATCAGGGTGGCTGTTAAAGGAAGGGATGAAAACAGGCGTCTGATAAATGCCTTTTTCAGATTTTAA
- the cobU gene encoding bifunctional adenosylcobinamide kinase/adenosylcobinamide-phosphate guanylyltransferase, protein MSEFIFITGGRRSGKSSYALELAESLGTKCLYIATAEAYDEEMEARIVRHKEERGDSWETAEEPYHVADLLRDSSKYDVILVDCLTLWLCNVMHEELIPSTLMGEGQGGGEKMSDEEYILEKIDDLTLSCRESHAIVIVVTNELGLGVIPDNTLSRQFTDLAGIMNQRMAAAADRVVLTVSGIPMIIKGA, encoded by the coding sequence ATGTCAGAATTTATATTTATAACCGGCGGCAGAAGAAGCGGAAAGAGCAGCTATGCCCTTGAGCTGGCTGAGTCATTGGGAACAAAGTGCCTCTATATTGCGACAGCCGAGGCCTATGATGAAGAAATGGAGGCACGTATTGTCCGACACAAAGAAGAGCGCGGTGATAGCTGGGAGACGGCGGAAGAGCCATATCATGTGGCGGACCTTCTTAGAGACTCGTCAAAGTACGATGTGATTCTTGTTGACTGCCTGACACTTTGGCTTTGTAATGTTATGCATGAAGAGCTTATCCCCTCTACCTTGATGGGAGAGGGTCAGGGTGGGGGTGAAAAGATGAGTGATGAAGAATATATCCTGGAAAAAATTGATGATCTCACCCTTTCCTGCCGTGAGAGTCATGCCATTGTCATCGTTGTTACTAACGAACTCGGCCTGGGCGTCATCCCCGACAATACCCTGTCCCGACAATTTACCGATCTGGCCGGGATTATGAATCAGCGTATGGCGGCGGCGGCTGATCGTGTCGTTCTAACTGTTTCGGGTATTCCAATGATCATAAAGGGTGCCTGA